One genomic window of Cetobacterium sp. ZOR0034 includes the following:
- a CDS encoding phage portal protein translates to MFNFFKNKVATKQRLPPPVKEVKILNYAQGAASPIKNIYKKTRDEINTADEDIGESKDLLMARSSYLYMNNAIGAAAIKKIRTNVIGRGLRVKPSIANEILGLKQEDVDRIHKEISILWEMFTDECDIENFSNFYQIQSLVLINQLVYGETFVLLPLKKREGQLFDLKIKLVDSTRCQNPSGASDRIKNGVEISEDGEIIGYHFTKSNTSSETVRVEPRGKQSGRRNVLCVMEKERIGQRRGVPILAPVIELLYQLSEYTATEITSASVAALFSVFIKNASEDTFTPEGQDPLDNVETDKENDKDYIVKMGYGTINELPPGKDIVLAAPNRNGAGFEEFVKTLLRQLGAALEIPYEILLTHFTASYSASRAALLEVWKMYSMRRSWLVSDFCKPIYEEFLDECVAKGMLKLPGYENILYRKCYQKAEWYGPVQGQLNPVQEVNAAVTKVKVGISTLERETRELNGGDFEANNMQRHIESEKRGELKNESSI, encoded by the coding sequence GTGTTTAATTTTTTTAAAAATAAAGTAGCAACAAAACAACGGCTACCTCCACCGGTGAAAGAAGTTAAAATTCTGAACTATGCACAAGGTGCCGCTTCTCCAATAAAAAATATATACAAAAAAACAAGAGATGAAATTAACACAGCGGATGAAGATATTGGAGAATCAAAAGACTTGCTAATGGCTAGATCATCATATTTATATATGAACAATGCTATAGGAGCTGCAGCGATAAAAAAAATTAGAACAAATGTCATAGGAAGAGGTTTGAGAGTGAAACCTTCAATAGCGAATGAAATTTTAGGTTTGAAACAAGAGGATGTAGATAGAATTCATAAGGAAATAAGCATATTATGGGAAATGTTTACAGATGAATGCGATATAGAGAATTTTTCAAATTTTTATCAAATACAATCACTTGTTCTCATAAATCAACTTGTGTATGGTGAAACATTTGTACTTTTGCCTCTGAAAAAAAGAGAGGGACAATTATTCGATTTAAAGATAAAGCTTGTGGATTCAACTAGATGTCAAAATCCTAGTGGAGCAAGCGATAGAATAAAAAATGGTGTTGAAATATCAGAAGATGGAGAGATAATTGGGTATCATTTCACCAAGTCAAATACATCATCTGAAACAGTTAGAGTTGAACCTCGAGGTAAACAATCAGGGAGAAGAAATGTATTGTGTGTAATGGAGAAAGAAAGAATAGGGCAAAGAAGAGGAGTGCCGATTTTAGCTCCTGTTATAGAGCTACTATACCAGTTGTCTGAATATACAGCTACAGAAATCACTTCTGCCTCAGTCGCAGCACTATTTTCAGTATTTATAAAAAACGCTTCGGAAGATACATTTACACCAGAAGGTCAAGACCCGCTAGATAACGTTGAGACTGATAAAGAAAATGATAAGGATTATATAGTGAAAATGGGTTATGGAACAATTAATGAACTTCCGCCAGGGAAGGATATTGTTCTAGCGGCTCCAAATAGGAATGGAGCTGGTTTTGAAGAATTTGTGAAAACTCTTCTTAGGCAGCTTGGAGCAGCACTAGAGATTCCTTATGAAATTCTGTTAACACATTTTACGGCGAGTTATTCAGCTTCCAGAGCAGCACTGCTTGAAGTATGGAAAATGTATTCTATGAGACGTAGTTGGCTTGTATCTGACTTTTGCAAACCTATTTATGAGGAATTTCTAGATGAATGTGTAGCTAAAGGAATGCTTAAGCTACCTGGTTATGAAAATATTTTATATAGAAAGTGTTATCAAAAGGCAGAATGGTATGGACCTGTTCAAGGTCAATTAAATCCAGTTCAAGAAGTTAATGCTGCGGTGACAAAAGTTAAAGTTGGGATTTCAACTTTAGAAAGAGAAACTAGAGAGTTGAATGGCGGAGATTTCGAAGCCAATAATATGCAAAGACATATCGAAAGTGAAAAGAGAGGTGAGTTAAAAAATGAGTCAAGCATTTAG
- a CDS encoding head maturation protease, ClpP-related, translated as MSQAFSLYKTGEKKATILLYGVIGETFSEEGVSEKVLAEELLEYGEIDELTIRINSPGGLVSAGIAIYNTLKNHKAKKIVEIDGICGSIATVIAMCGEKRVMNSATMFYVHNPLTMAFGGVKELEKSIERLNQIKNDVVQIYSDVTKLDKAELEKLMDEEPYLTPEQALEKGFITEVNKTSNNGNTNMKMLTHMQDYLNYVKIKNKDTEEFMTKEQLKSQHPDVYNQIFGEGETQGQAKERERIKKLDEFSNNAVVINIENAPALIENAKYVNFKSLEEVSADILLNGKMKVQSQDVNIANQGGVDPLNLGARAQDALNLGGIQGSTQLSDDEKMAKFLKDFNEA; from the coding sequence ATGAGTCAAGCATTTAGTCTTTATAAAACCGGCGAAAAGAAAGCTACGATATTGCTGTATGGAGTTATAGGTGAAACGTTCTCGGAAGAGGGGGTTTCGGAAAAAGTATTAGCGGAAGAGCTCTTAGAATATGGAGAAATAGATGAATTAACAATTAGAATTAATTCTCCAGGAGGATTGGTTAGTGCTGGTATTGCAATATATAACACGCTTAAAAATCATAAAGCTAAAAAAATTGTAGAAATAGATGGGATATGTGGCTCGATAGCTACGGTTATAGCAATGTGTGGAGAGAAAAGAGTTATGAACTCAGCAACAATGTTCTATGTTCATAATCCTCTCACGATGGCTTTTGGTGGAGTTAAAGAGTTGGAAAAATCAATAGAACGTTTAAATCAAATAAAAAATGATGTAGTGCAAATTTATAGCGATGTAACAAAACTGGATAAAGCAGAACTAGAAAAATTGATGGACGAAGAGCCATATTTAACTCCGGAACAAGCTTTAGAAAAAGGATTTATAACAGAGGTTAACAAAACATCTAACAACGGCAACACAAATATGAAAATGCTAACTCATATGCAAGATTATTTAAACTATGTAAAAATAAAAAATAAAGATACGGAGGAATTTATGACAAAAGAACAACTTAAATCTCAACACCCAGATGTTTATAATCAAATATTTGGAGAGGGAGAAACGCAAGGTCAAGCAAAAGAAAGAGAGAGAATTAAAAAATTAGATGAATTCTCAAATAATGCAGTGGTTATAAATATCGAAAATGCACCTGCACTTATAGAAAATGCTAAGTATGTAAACTTTAAAAGTTTAGAAGAAGTATCTGCAGATATTTTATTGAACGGAAAAATGAAAGTGCAGTCTCAAGATGTAAACATTGCGAATCAAGGTGGAGTAGATCCCCTTAATTTAGGGGCAAGAGCACAAGATGCTTTAAATCTAGGTGGAATACAAGGTTCTACTCAGCTTTCAGATGATGAGAAAATGGCTAAATTTTTAAAAGATTTTAACGAAGCGTAA
- a CDS encoding major capsid protein, producing the protein MDQKTLILALKQVKAPVMFLYDLLIGAEKPEKTEKFEIQTKSASRLRVPLVGRRENGKLVRNEAFEQALYKPGMIKPYKPITEESLLAQKFGETEYGTTASYTNVQLKGLKEDIRELKEIGLRTKIWMLAKLLTTGTLPTDKAEGISYGEFNEVIMSTGEKWSDPDAPIVPQLRERQLKIQQDTGIVTDHLIITPDVVGHFLANNGIKEAMKSTTGHSFVFDPDKVDDSVAYIGFIPELNLRIFSYMDWSQVEGEAEEALLPTGTALMVKKKSFRTHYGAIPVRAKVGTGKTLIVATEYVKVQYGTKDEEDDELRYYSSPLIIPNDAQGWAMMRVL; encoded by the coding sequence ATGGATCAAAAAACACTAATATTAGCACTTAAACAAGTAAAAGCACCGGTGATGTTTTTATATGATTTATTAATAGGAGCAGAAAAACCAGAAAAAACAGAAAAATTCGAAATTCAAACTAAATCAGCTTCTAGGTTAAGAGTTCCATTAGTTGGAAGAAGAGAAAATGGGAAATTAGTTAGAAATGAAGCATTCGAACAAGCTTTATACAAACCAGGGATGATTAAACCTTATAAACCGATTACAGAAGAAAGTTTATTAGCTCAAAAATTCGGAGAGACTGAGTATGGAACAACAGCTTCGTACACAAATGTTCAACTGAAAGGGCTAAAGGAAGATATAAGAGAATTAAAGGAAATAGGGCTAAGAACTAAAATTTGGATGTTAGCAAAATTGTTAACAACAGGGACTCTTCCGACTGATAAAGCTGAGGGTATATCATATGGAGAATTTAATGAAGTTATAATGAGCACGGGAGAGAAGTGGTCTGACCCAGATGCTCCTATCGTTCCTCAACTGAGAGAAAGACAGCTGAAAATTCAGCAAGATACAGGAATTGTAACAGATCATCTAATTATAACACCAGATGTGGTTGGACATTTCTTAGCTAATAACGGAATAAAAGAAGCTATGAAAAGTACAACGGGTCACTCTTTTGTGTTTGACCCTGATAAAGTTGATGATAGTGTAGCTTACATCGGATTTATTCCTGAATTAAATCTAAGAATATTTTCTTATATGGATTGGAGCCAAGTTGAAGGTGAAGCGGAGGAAGCTTTATTACCAACAGGGACAGCTTTAATGGTAAAGAAAAAGAGTTTCAGAACTCATTATGGAGCGATTCCAGTAAGAGCAAAAGTTGGGACTGGAAAGACGCTTATTGTAGCTACGGAATATGTAAAAGTTCAGTACGGAACTAAAGATGAGGAAGATGACGAATTGAGATATTATTCATCACCTTTAATAATACCGAATGACGCTCAAGGTTGGGCAATGATGAGAGTTTTATAA
- a CDS encoding phage tail protein, with the protein MVEVSGNNLMEAAKMLGGIKNGMERVAARAINHTTAKAKNHIKKQVTKGYHIKNQDVEKTLDIKKATWNNPFASITSRSPVLPLGKFKIAASGTELKVAVSKLEGYTVRKKAFISSVKDFGKNPSGMKSIRIFKRKGKARLPIQLQYGASVPGMIGNQNITKELDEFISKNLEVRLSREVEYMLGRYKR; encoded by the coding sequence ATGGTTGAAGTATCGGGAAATAATTTGATGGAAGCTGCAAAAATGTTGGGCGGAATAAAAAATGGCATGGAAAGAGTTGCAGCAAGAGCCATTAACCACACTACAGCAAAAGCTAAAAATCATATCAAAAAGCAAGTAACAAAAGGGTATCATATCAAAAATCAAGATGTAGAGAAAACTTTGGATATAAAAAAAGCTACATGGAACAATCCCTTTGCGTCGATAACTTCAAGGTCTCCAGTGTTGCCATTAGGAAAATTCAAAATAGCAGCAAGTGGCACAGAATTAAAAGTTGCAGTAAGTAAACTTGAAGGTTACACAGTAAGAAAAAAAGCTTTTATTTCAAGTGTTAAAGACTTTGGGAAAAATCCAAGTGGCATGAAAAGTATCAGAATTTTCAAAAGAAAAGGAAAAGCAAGGTTACCGATACAGCTCCAATATGGAGCCTCGGTTCCTGGCATGATTGGAAATCAAAACATAACTAAAGAGCTGGATGAATTTATTAGTAAAAATCTAGAAGTTAGATTAAGCCGCGAGGTTGAATATATGTTGGGTAGGTATAAAAGATGA
- a CDS encoding phage tail protein, producing MNHGIRTQENPTSVIASVTSGVTPVYVGTAPVNMCEKHNVNEPILCYSYAEAVKNFGASTDFEKFTLCEAIDAHFSKFGMAPIVMINVLDPKTHKKTITDEKVKRLNGVYKITNLGVLPDTVEVTGYNDLIKEFDDEGYMLITPVVEVKSTEFGVEVHGRAVKTIDLPGEITVSYDMLDTTLVTPANIIGGIEVGTGKKKGLELISSVFPKYRLVPTLILAPKFSTDSAVAAVMETKASLINGCFKGFALVDIDTDAVKTYTDAPAEKTSNNLISTFMSVNYPKVALGDSQYHLSTQIACIIQKLSFENDDIPYKSPSNKSLKADKACLKTGEAVLLGVDEANYLNGNGITTALNFIGGWNSWGNRTGCYPDVTDPKDSFISTRMMFNWVGNSLVQTYWQKIDDPANKVLVQTIIDSANIWLNGLTNKGVLLGARVEFRDEDNPSTDLMDGKMVFRIYFTPPSPGEDILFMQELDVSYFSTLFG from the coding sequence ATGAATCACGGAATAAGAACTCAAGAGAATCCAACTTCGGTTATAGCTTCCGTTACATCTGGAGTAACTCCGGTGTATGTTGGAACAGCTCCAGTAAATATGTGTGAAAAGCACAATGTGAATGAACCTATATTATGTTATTCATATGCTGAGGCTGTAAAAAACTTTGGTGCAAGTACTGACTTTGAGAAGTTCACTCTATGTGAAGCTATAGACGCACACTTCAGTAAATTTGGAATGGCCCCGATTGTAATGATAAACGTGTTAGACCCGAAGACGCATAAGAAAACCATTACAGATGAAAAAGTAAAAAGATTAAATGGAGTGTATAAAATCACCAACTTAGGAGTCTTGCCAGATACAGTCGAGGTAACAGGTTATAACGATCTAATAAAAGAGTTTGATGATGAAGGATACATGTTAATAACTCCAGTAGTGGAGGTTAAAAGTACAGAGTTTGGAGTTGAGGTTCATGGAAGAGCAGTTAAAACTATTGATTTGCCAGGAGAGATAACTGTTAGTTATGACATGTTGGATACAACACTTGTGACTCCTGCAAATATAATTGGTGGAATAGAGGTTGGGACAGGGAAGAAAAAAGGATTGGAATTAATATCTTCTGTATTCCCGAAGTATAGGCTTGTACCAACTTTAATTTTAGCACCGAAGTTTTCAACAGATTCAGCAGTAGCTGCGGTGATGGAGACTAAAGCAAGTTTAATAAATGGATGTTTCAAAGGGTTTGCACTTGTAGATATAGACACAGATGCGGTAAAAACATATACGGATGCTCCAGCTGAAAAAACATCAAACAATCTAATATCAACGTTTATGAGTGTGAATTATCCAAAGGTTGCACTAGGCGATAGCCAATATCATTTAAGTACTCAAATAGCTTGTATAATTCAAAAGTTATCTTTTGAGAATGACGACATTCCATATAAATCACCTTCGAACAAATCTTTAAAAGCTGACAAAGCTTGTTTGAAGACTGGAGAGGCAGTACTACTTGGAGTTGACGAAGCTAATTACTTAAACGGAAATGGAATAACGACAGCTCTAAACTTCATCGGCGGATGGAATAGCTGGGGAAATAGAACGGGTTGTTATCCAGATGTGACAGACCCAAAAGACTCGTTTATATCTACAAGAATGATGTTTAACTGGGTTGGGAACTCGTTGGTTCAAACATACTGGCAAAAGATAGATGATCCTGCGAATAAAGTGTTGGTTCAAACGATAATAGATAGTGCGAATATCTGGTTGAACGGCTTGACAAATAAAGGTGTTTTATTAGGAGCGAGGGTAGAGTTTAGAGACGAAGACAATCCTTCTACAGACCTTATGGATGGGAAGATGGTGTTTAGAATATACTTTACTCCTCCATCACCTGGCGAGGATATACTGTTTATGCAAGAGTTAGATGTAAGTTACTTCAGCACACTATTCGGATAG
- a CDS encoding phage major tail tube protein, with the protein MANVPEKIINFQCFVDGSTVLAGMVDATLPDIQFMTESIEGAGIAGVIESITLGHTDAMSMSLNFRTQTDQNLSFTAPKCYALELRGALQETDPSTKQIAVVPVTIAVRAWPKKVGLGKMAVAKTTDTNNEFTVDFIKVTRKGKTHIEIDKLNMKHIVDGTDYLAEVRAAMGKN; encoded by the coding sequence ATGGCAAATGTACCAGAAAAAATAATAAACTTTCAGTGCTTCGTGGATGGAAGCACTGTATTAGCAGGAATGGTTGATGCAACCCTTCCTGACATCCAGTTCATGACAGAGAGTATCGAGGGGGCTGGAATAGCCGGGGTTATAGAGTCGATAACTCTGGGGCACACCGACGCAATGTCAATGAGTTTGAATTTTAGAACTCAAACGGACCAAAATTTGAGCTTTACAGCACCTAAATGCTACGCCTTAGAACTTAGAGGAGCACTTCAAGAAACTGATCCTTCTACAAAGCAGATAGCTGTAGTTCCTGTTACGATAGCTGTTAGAGCATGGCCTAAAAAGGTTGGGTTGGGTAAAATGGCTGTAGCTAAAACAACAGATACAAATAACGAGTTTACTGTTGACTTTATAAAAGTTACAAGAAAAGGAAAAACTCATATAGAGATAGATAAATTAAATATGAAACATATAGTTGATGGAACTGACTATCTAGCAGAAGTTAGAGCAGCTATGGGTAAAAATTAA
- a CDS encoding phage tail tape measure protein → MKKMAISFGIGATIGAGFSTAFSKASDNLQTLNKHLSSLEAQQSETQVAMERLNRSVDPKKYAEWGEELKKTEAEIQLTKNKMSQLEEVMKSNSETIATLNKQHAMSKSEIKSLNSAYEEKKKKHNDLKESLSNEANQINKTKDRLKELGNEIKNTSDPTGELRKEQALLTESLKKNQERYKQNRKELKDSSEALKKEKEALTNSRAENKKLEQQIGNTIKENKKLSTEHKKLENGLKKVEENYKKNSEAHKKAKDNMSKEAKELEELEKRYKSLTSEIDRAKKARDLYSKSERLQERSQKLSSAGTKSIATGTAGVGVVSLMANEGIKQQAAFSGVKRMFNFENEEDEEAFKARLENLIREKKMAVDIEELFVGAASVGQAGITDKDEAMKIVELGVKGGIAMDMARDEAISNFVALKKIFKLSYSELEQFADQLNYLGNTTGAGAAELIDFAKRLGATGTKAGMSKSVTSAIGATIMDMGIDSDKAATGMKNIITSFTKGEYATDKQKDILYRMGLTPKGLAKNMQKDGEGTLVNFFERLGNIKESDVQLSILQEFFGKESITSVSNIATSLDNLKNNLGKVKGDQAKGSVDEEYDTGAETIENKMKNLIANFKLSAGRASEAIFPELEKLIININRLMDGIYEFQKANPKTFSTLFKVFTYGSVSLIALGAALKVVALGISAYATYTKIAGFATEKAFGTKILSGIGKVAGGFKSLGNTVIGGIGKIVGGAKLAGGYMLTGLSKIGAGFKIVGGATASGLKIAGAAIAKFGIALLANPITWYIAAIVALIGAGYALYKNWDKIKAKGAELWQSVIEYCQPVMELWDTIKGKASDVFESWVDKAHLFKDGLKEALDGVFGWMTEKFQKLIDLKEKAFSFFSDKAEAGKSFLKNIPGFAEGVFVSAPTLAMVGEGAYSETIIPHDNSERSFGLWQKTGELIGAFDKKGDTSNSYSDSINYTYAPVIYANDSKGVAEVLKKDREISAREFEKRYEEMKKAKKRRGNGR, encoded by the coding sequence ATGAAAAAAATGGCAATATCTTTTGGGATTGGAGCAACGATAGGAGCTGGATTTTCAACTGCATTTTCAAAAGCTAGCGACAATTTACAAACTTTAAATAAGCATTTAAGTTCATTAGAGGCACAGCAAAGTGAAACTCAAGTGGCGATGGAAAGATTGAATAGAAGTGTAGACCCTAAAAAGTATGCTGAATGGGGCGAAGAGTTAAAGAAAACAGAGGCTGAGATTCAGCTCACTAAAAATAAGATGTCTCAATTGGAAGAGGTAATGAAGTCAAATTCAGAGACGATAGCAACTTTGAATAAGCAACATGCAATGTCAAAGAGTGAGATTAAGTCGTTAAATAGTGCATATGAAGAAAAAAAGAAAAAGCATAATGATTTAAAAGAATCTTTATCAAATGAAGCTAACCAAATCAATAAAACAAAAGATAGACTAAAAGAACTAGGAAACGAAATAAAGAATACCTCTGACCCTACAGGAGAACTGAGAAAAGAGCAAGCTTTATTGACAGAATCTTTAAAGAAAAATCAAGAGAGATATAAGCAGAATAGAAAAGAGTTAAAAGACTCCAGCGAAGCTTTGAAGAAAGAAAAAGAAGCTCTCACAAATTCACGTGCTGAAAATAAAAAGTTAGAGCAACAAATTGGTAACACGATAAAAGAGAATAAAAAATTATCAACAGAGCATAAAAAATTAGAAAACGGATTGAAAAAGGTTGAAGAAAATTATAAAAAAAATAGTGAAGCTCATAAAAAAGCTAAAGATAACATGTCAAAAGAAGCTAAAGAGTTAGAGGAGCTAGAGAAAAGATATAAAAGTTTAACAAGTGAGATAGATAGAGCTAAAAAAGCTAGAGACTTATACTCAAAGTCAGAAAGATTGCAAGAGCGTTCACAGAAACTTTCATCGGCTGGAACAAAATCAATTGCAACTGGAACAGCTGGCGTTGGAGTTGTCAGTTTGATGGCAAATGAAGGAATTAAGCAACAAGCTGCATTTTCAGGAGTTAAAAGGATGTTTAACTTTGAAAATGAGGAAGATGAAGAGGCGTTCAAAGCAAGGTTAGAAAATTTAATCAGAGAAAAGAAAATGGCTGTAGATATTGAGGAGCTTTTTGTAGGGGCAGCTTCTGTTGGACAAGCTGGAATAACAGATAAAGATGAAGCTATGAAAATAGTTGAACTCGGTGTTAAAGGTGGAATAGCTATGGATATGGCTAGAGACGAAGCTATAAGTAATTTTGTAGCTCTAAAAAAAATATTCAAGCTATCTTATTCAGAGCTAGAGCAGTTTGCGGATCAGTTGAATTATTTAGGTAATACAACTGGAGCAGGAGCAGCTGAACTGATTGATTTTGCAAAAAGGCTTGGAGCAACAGGGACTAAAGCTGGAATGTCAAAATCAGTTACATCTGCAATTGGAGCAACAATAATGGATATGGGTATTGACTCTGATAAAGCTGCAACAGGGATGAAGAATATAATAACATCTTTTACAAAAGGCGAGTATGCAACGGACAAACAAAAAGATATATTATACAGAATGGGGTTGACTCCAAAAGGCTTGGCTAAAAATATGCAAAAAGATGGAGAAGGGACACTTGTTAATTTTTTTGAAAGATTAGGAAATATAAAGGAAAGTGACGTTCAACTTTCGATATTGCAAGAGTTCTTTGGTAAAGAATCAATAACAAGTGTTTCTAATATAGCTACATCTCTGGATAATCTAAAAAATAACTTAGGTAAAGTCAAGGGTGACCAAGCAAAAGGGTCGGTAGATGAAGAGTACGATACAGGTGCAGAGACGATTGAAAACAAAATGAAAAACTTAATAGCTAACTTTAAACTATCTGCAGGAAGAGCAAGTGAAGCTATATTTCCAGAGCTAGAAAAATTAATTATAAATATAAATAGACTTATGGATGGCATATATGAGTTCCAAAAAGCAAATCCAAAAACATTCAGCACACTATTCAAAGTGTTTACGTATGGTTCTGTTTCACTGATAGCTTTAGGGGCAGCTTTAAAGGTTGTTGCTCTAGGAATATCTGCTTATGCTACTTATACCAAGATAGCTGGATTTGCAACTGAAAAGGCTTTCGGAACAAAGATTCTAAGTGGAATCGGCAAGGTTGCAGGTGGGTTTAAAAGTTTAGGAAATACTGTTATCGGAGGTATAGGAAAAATTGTCGGCGGAGCAAAACTTGCAGGTGGTTATATGCTTACTGGGTTAAGTAAAATAGGTGCAGGATTTAAAATAGTAGGAGGTGCTACAGCATCGGGATTAAAAATTGCTGGAGCTGCAATAGCAAAATTTGGTATAGCTCTTTTAGCTAATCCGATAACTTGGTATATCGCAGCTATAGTTGCATTGATAGGAGCTGGATATGCTCTGTATAAAAACTGGGACAAAATAAAAGCTAAAGGTGCTGAGCTATGGCAATCTGTAATCGAGTATTGTCAGCCAGTTATGGAACTTTGGGACACTATAAAAGGTAAAGCATCAGATGTTTTTGAAAGTTGGGTAGATAAAGCTCATCTCTTTAAAGATGGATTAAAAGAGGCACTTGACGGAGTATTTGGATGGATGACTGAAAAGTTTCAAAAGTTGATTGATTTAAAAGAGAAAGCTTTTAGTTTTTTCTCTGATAAAGCTGAAGCAGGAAAATCTTTTTTAAAAAATATACCTGGGTTTGCAGAAGGTGTATTTGTATCAGCTCCAACACTTGCTATGGTTGGAGAAGGAGCTTATTCAGAAACTATAATACCTCACGATAATAGTGAAAGAAGTTTTGGATTGTGGCAAAAAACTGGAGAGTTAATAGGAGCATTTGATAAAAAAGGAGATACAAGCAACTCTTACTCTGATTCTATCAATTACACTTATGCACCAGTTATTTATGCAAATGATTCAAAAGGAGTTGCAGAGGTATTAAAAAAAGATAGAGAAATTAGTGCTAGAGAGTTTGAGAAAAGGTATGAAGAGATGAAAAAAGCTAAAAAAAGGAGAGGGAATGGCAGATAA
- a CDS encoding tail protein X → MADKVYTTVFGDTFDIIAYKVYSDSKAVSKIIEANTEYSGTFIFEAGVKLLIPASEEVIENGNIAPWRR, encoded by the coding sequence ATGGCAGATAAAGTTTATACAACAGTTTTCGGAGATACATTTGACATAATCGCTTATAAAGTTTATTCAGATAGCAAAGCTGTGAGTAAAATAATAGAAGCGAATACAGAATATTCTGGAACTTTTATTTTTGAAGCTGGAGTAAAACTTTTGATTCCAGCTAGCGAAGAGGTGATTGAGAATGGAAATATTGCACCTTGGAGGCGTTGA
- a CDS encoding phage late control D family protein, with product MEILHLGGVEQYARRSKLIIIYEGQDITSEITESILGCSYRDSINEFDTIELTLEDRKGLWMGSWAPLKGDKLQVKFQMIDWKKTGIIEHNLGDFYIDDIGYNGPPQVVTLRGVSVDIASNIMDSREYKSWEDVTLEEIAKDISEKCGIEVECDFDFNRTYKRVEQKLESDYTLLKRLCREAGVTVKLYSNRLILFEESEYEKRDPQISLSKLDCKDYSFNIQDADTYSSCKISYYDYILDENIEHTFKTKNRVGYKKNTQRVLFLNYDAAVPGETLQQKKEYLLKVAEKELREKNKSETLGSVTLMGTETQLSASDVISLHSFGRFDGSYIITDITTEFAQYEQTLTIRRCLEGY from the coding sequence ATGGAAATATTGCACCTTGGAGGCGTTGAGCAGTATGCTAGGCGTAGTAAATTAATAATTATATATGAAGGTCAAGATATAACTTCTGAAATAACAGAATCAATATTAGGATGCTCATATAGAGATTCTATCAATGAGTTTGACACGATAGAATTGACTCTTGAGGACCGTAAAGGTCTTTGGATGGGTTCGTGGGCTCCGCTAAAAGGCGATAAACTACAAGTGAAATTTCAAATGATTGATTGGAAAAAAACAGGAATTATCGAGCATAATTTAGGCGATTTCTATATTGATGATATTGGATATAATGGTCCGCCTCAAGTCGTTACTTTGAGAGGAGTCAGTGTAGATATAGCATCTAATATAATGGATTCTAGAGAGTATAAAAGCTGGGAAGATGTAACTCTTGAAGAGATAGCTAAAGATATATCTGAAAAATGTGGAATAGAAGTTGAATGTGATTTCGATTTTAACAGAACATATAAAAGAGTTGAGCAGAAATTAGAAAGTGATTACACTTTACTAAAAAGGTTGTGTCGAGAGGCGGGTGTAACGGTAAAACTTTATAGCAATAGATTGATATTGTTTGAAGAGTCGGAGTATGAAAAACGAGATCCTCAGATAAGCTTATCTAAATTAGATTGCAAAGACTATAGTTTTAACATCCAAGATGCAGACACTTATAGTTCTTGCAAAATATCATACTATGATTATATTCTCGATGAAAACATAGAGCACACTTTTAAAACTAAAAATAGAGTAGGATATAAAAAAAATACTCAAAGAGTTTTATTTCTAAATTATGATGCAGCTGTTCCAGGGGAAACTTTACAACAAAAAAAAGAATATTTGCTTAAAGTTGCTGAAAAGGAGTTGCGTGAAAAAAATAAATCAGAAACTTTAGGAAGTGTAACTTTGATGGGAACAGAAACACAACTGAGTGCCTCAGATGTTATATCTTTGCATAGTTTTGGAAGGTTTGATGGGAGTTACATTATAACGGATATAACAACTGAGTTTGCTCAATATGAACAAACTCTAACTATAAGAAGATGTTTGGAGGGATATTAA
- a CDS encoding phage tail protein yields MIVGALGKTVFVVSSEYVKTINDLAVSRGVEYASHQIIKNKAKLEYLNPRLSDLTFKIILSATFRVNPLGAAKELEGYMTKGEVLRFVLGMQSKGKFVITDLKEIHKKFSPIGTVMFMELEVTLKEYN; encoded by the coding sequence ATGATAGTTGGAGCTTTAGGAAAAACCGTGTTTGTAGTTAGTTCTGAATATGTTAAGACAATAAATGACCTAGCTGTTTCAAGAGGTGTAGAGTATGCGAGTCATCAAATAATAAAAAATAAAGCTAAACTAGAATATTTAAATCCACGATTGAGTGATCTAACATTTAAAATCATTCTTAGTGCAACTTTTAGAGTGAATCCTCTTGGTGCGGCAAAAGAATTAGAAGGATACATGACTAAAGGCGAAGTGTTGAGATTTGTTTTAGGAATGCAAAGCAAGGGTAAATTTGTTATTACCGATTTGAAAGAAATTCATAAAAAGTTTTCGCCAATTGGAACTGTTATGTTTATGGAATTGGAAGTCACGTTGAAGGAGTATAACTAA